A genome region from Setaria italica strain Yugu1 chromosome III, Setaria_italica_v2.0, whole genome shotgun sequence includes the following:
- the LOC101762401 gene encoding ribosomal RNA processing protein 1 homolog isoform X1 has product MAAAADASAEAAAIARRLASCNAGARERTVRYLLSDFLPASAPRLSASDLLKLWKGLFFCFWHADKPLYQSSVATRLASAVSAAPSPVDGAAFLAAYLTTLRREWAHIDVHRLDKFYLLNRRFLHHAFLLLNSNSFAPDVTSQIVSVLSDKALLPEADNVAAGTSRGLGYHVAEAFLDELLPVLPVSLQTMDALLAPFFTVLEKSSDRVMVSKVKAGVFDRFLESGNQLLEKVKKGEEVEKGSAEEKLGKAGLLFGFSKRFLDIGAKAETVQSNRKVVFGLRDAFVKVEKGLELSGVEISEPKFEATEVPVVPNADCGMDLCEEKAGKKKKKAKKAALAEGEKEEAKLVKLERKVKKEKKEKKEKKKKKAVVVEDGHVSDQSIDVPAEDQQMGDGTDGITIDGTFLSNLQKQFEKAAAEAGMVNSGGSSSASQATPVNGKVAKKRKRSKSVDRLSEASDADDGGEGNLLTQDGEKSGKKVRFSMKNNLVWKPHNPLPPQCLRLPPSATPRGSALKKGVQPGPIKETPTPSRKAKLKAKSAKKVLKKKPSSAVKRLRKLQSFSA; this is encoded by the coding sequence atggccgccgccgccgacgcgtccgccgaggccgccgccatcgcgcgGCGCCTGGCCTCCTGCAACGCCGGCGCCCGGGAGCGCACGGTCCGCTACCTCCTCTCCGACTtcctccccgcctccgccccgcgcCTCTCCGCCTCCGATCTCCTCAAGCTCTGGAAGGGCCTCTTCTTCTGCTTCTGGCACGCCGACAAGCCGCTCTACCAGTCCTCCGTCGCCAcgcgcctcgcctccgccgtatccgccgcgccgtccccggtcgacggcgccgccttcctcgccgcctACCTCACCACGCTCCGCCGGGAGTGGGCCCACATCGACGTCCACCGCCTCGACAAGTTCTACCTCCTCAACCGCCGCTTCCTCCACCACGCCTTCCTGCTCCTCAATTCCAACTCCTTCGCCCCCGACGTCACCTCGCAGATCGTGTCCGTCCTGTCAGATAAGGCTCTGCTCCCGGAAGCTGACAACGTCGCTGCCGGCACCTCCCGGGGTCTTGGGTACCATGTTGCCGAGGCGTTCCTTGACGAGCTATTGCCTGTGCTTCCCGTAAGCTTGCAGACAATGGACGCCCTGTTGGCTCCGTTCTTCACTGTGTTGGAGAAGTCGTCCGATCGGGTGATGGTGAGTAAGGTGAAGGCTGGCGTATTTGACAGGTTTCTGGAGAGCGGCAATCAGTTGCTTGAGAAGGTGAAGaaaggggaggaggtggagaagggTAGCGCTGAGGAGAAGCTCGGGAAAGCTGGACTGTTGTTTGGATTCAGCAAGAGGTTCCTGGATATTGGGGCAAAGGCAGAGACTGTGCAATCGAACCGGAAGGTGGTCTTTGGGCTGAGGGATGCATTTGTGAAGGTGGAGAAGGGTTTGGAGCTGTCTGGTGTTGAGATTTCTGAGCCCAAATTTGAGGCTACTGAGGTGCCAGTGGTGCCAAATGCGGATTGCGGCATGGACTTGTGTGAGGAAAAggcaggaaagaagaagaaaaaggccaAGAAGGCTGCATTGGCTGAAGGTGAGAAAGAGGAGGCCAAGCTTGTGAAGCTGGAGAGGAAGgtaaagaaagagaagaaggagaagaaagagaagaagaaaaagaaggcagTTGTTGTCGAAGACGGGCATGTTTCGGACCAGAGTATAGATGTTCCTGCAGAGGACCAGCAGATGGGTGATGGTACTGATGGGATAACAATTGATGGGACATTCCTGTCCAATCTCCAGAAGCAGTTTGAAAAGGCTGCGGCAGAAGCTGGTATGGTCAATAGTGGTGGCAGCTCAAGTGCTTCACAAGCAACGCCAGTTAATGGAAAAGTGGCAAAGAAGAGGAAGCGGTCGAAATCTGTTGATAGGTTGTCTGAAGCTTCTGATGCTGATGATGGTGGCGAAGGTAATCTTCTTACCCAGGACGGAGAGAAGAGTGGTAAGAAGGTGAGGTTCTCGATGAAGAATAATTTAGTTTGGAAACCTCACAATCCTTTGCCACCGCAGTGTCTGAGGCTGCCACCTTCAGCTACTCCAAGAGGAAGTGCACTAAAAAAGGGAGTTCAACCAGGGCCCATAAAAGAGACCCCTACACCTTCGAGGAAGGCTAAGCTGAAGGCAAAATCTGCGAAGAAGGTCTTGAAGAAGAAACCTTCATCTGCTGTGAAGCGCTTGCGGAAGTTGCAGAGCTTCTCAGCATGA
- the LOC101763478 gene encoding uncharacterized protein LOC101763478 — protein MRARRWSRAAVVACLVLLAAACAAEARAVPGAEGAGGKAAAAPDGGRRSAFDVVVVGLVSIGLGRRWRAGGDELVDEDKRRVPTGPNPLHNR, from the coding sequence ATGAGGGCGAGGCGGTGGTCTCGCGCGGCGGTGGTCGCGTGCTTAGTGCTCCTCGCTGCCGCGTGCGCCGCCGAGGCGCGCGCGGTGCCCGGCGCGGAGGGAGCCGGCGGAAAGGCTGCCGCGGCCCCCGACGGCGGGAGGCGGAGCGCGttcgacgtcgtcgtcgtcggcctcgTCAGCATCGGGctcggccggcggtggcgcgccggTGGCGACGAGCTGGTCGACGAGGACAAGCGCCGCGTGCCCACGGGGCCCAACCCGCTGCACAATAGATGA
- the LOC101762401 gene encoding ribosomal RNA processing protein 1 homolog isoform X2, with translation MAAAADASAEAAAIARRLASCNAGARERTVRYLLSDFLPASAPRLSASDLLKLWKGLFFCFWHADKPLYQSSVATRLASAVSAAPSPVDGAAFLAAYLTTLRREWAHIDVHRLDKFYLLNRRFLHHAFLLLNSNSFAPDVTSQIVSVLSDKALLPEADNVAAGTSRGLGYHVAEAFLDELLPVLPVSLQTMDALLAPFFTVLEKSSDRVMVSKVKAGVFDRFLESGNQLLEKVKKGEEVEKGSAEEKLGKAGLLFGFSKRFLDIGAKAETVQSNRKVVFGLRDAFVKVEKGLELSGVEISEPKFEATEVPVVPNADCGMDLCEEKAGKKKKKAKKAALAEGEKEEAKLVKLERKVKKEKKEKKEKKKKKAVVVEDGHVSDQSIDVPAEDQQMGDGTDGITIDGTFLSNLQKQFEKAAAEAGMVNSGGSSSASQATPVNGKVAKKRKRSKSVDRLSEASDADDGGEVSEAATFSYSKRKCTKKGSSTRAHKRDPYTFEEG, from the exons atggccgccgccgccgacgcgtccgccgaggccgccgccatcgcgcgGCGCCTGGCCTCCTGCAACGCCGGCGCCCGGGAGCGCACGGTCCGCTACCTCCTCTCCGACTtcctccccgcctccgccccgcgcCTCTCCGCCTCCGATCTCCTCAAGCTCTGGAAGGGCCTCTTCTTCTGCTTCTGGCACGCCGACAAGCCGCTCTACCAGTCCTCCGTCGCCAcgcgcctcgcctccgccgtatccgccgcgccgtccccggtcgacggcgccgccttcctcgccgcctACCTCACCACGCTCCGCCGGGAGTGGGCCCACATCGACGTCCACCGCCTCGACAAGTTCTACCTCCTCAACCGCCGCTTCCTCCACCACGCCTTCCTGCTCCTCAATTCCAACTCCTTCGCCCCCGACGTCACCTCGCAGATCGTGTCCGTCCTGTCAGATAAGGCTCTGCTCCCGGAAGCTGACAACGTCGCTGCCGGCACCTCCCGGGGTCTTGGGTACCATGTTGCCGAGGCGTTCCTTGACGAGCTATTGCCTGTGCTTCCCGTAAGCTTGCAGACAATGGACGCCCTGTTGGCTCCGTTCTTCACTGTGTTGGAGAAGTCGTCCGATCGGGTGATGGTGAGTAAGGTGAAGGCTGGCGTATTTGACAGGTTTCTGGAGAGCGGCAATCAGTTGCTTGAGAAGGTGAAGaaaggggaggaggtggagaagggTAGCGCTGAGGAGAAGCTCGGGAAAGCTGGACTGTTGTTTGGATTCAGCAAGAGGTTCCTGGATATTGGGGCAAAGGCAGAGACTGTGCAATCGAACCGGAAGGTGGTCTTTGGGCTGAGGGATGCATTTGTGAAGGTGGAGAAGGGTTTGGAGCTGTCTGGTGTTGAGATTTCTGAGCCCAAATTTGAGGCTACTGAGGTGCCAGTGGTGCCAAATGCGGATTGCGGCATGGACTTGTGTGAGGAAAAggcaggaaagaagaagaaaaaggccaAGAAGGCTGCATTGGCTGAAGGTGAGAAAGAGGAGGCCAAGCTTGTGAAGCTGGAGAGGAAGgtaaagaaagagaagaaggagaagaaagagaagaagaaaaagaaggcagTTGTTGTCGAAGACGGGCATGTTTCGGACCAGAGTATAGATGTTCCTGCAGAGGACCAGCAGATGGGTGATGGTACTGATGGGATAACAATTGATGGGACATTCCTGTCCAATCTCCAGAAGCAGTTTGAAAAGGCTGCGGCAGAAGCTGGTATGGTCAATAGTGGTGGCAGCTCAAGTGCTTCACAAGCAACGCCAGTTAATGGAAAAGTGGCAAAGAAGAGGAAGCGGTCGAAATCTGTTGATAGGTTGTCTGAAGCTTCTGATGCTGATGATGGTGGCGAAG TGTCTGAGGCTGCCACCTTCAGCTACTCCAAGAGGAAGTGCACTAAAAAAGGGAGTTCAACCAGGGCCCATAAAAGAGACCCCTACACCTTCGAGGAAGGCTAA
- the LOC101763075 gene encoding cold-responsive protein kinase 1: MASTEPKTVFLAFIAILVVVIIILLGICWKFLKPDLMRRLMRPRSPASEVPEYFSGNMSGNLRTITYFDYAALKKATRDFNQKNQLGRGGFGPVYLGKLDDGRKVAVKQLSVGKSGQGESEFFVEVNMITSIQHKNLVRLVGCCCEGSQRLLVYEFMKNKSLDKILFGDDGSPFLNWKTRHQIIIGIARGLQYLHEESNLRIVHRDIKASNILLDDKFQPKISDFGLARFFPEDQTYLSTAFAGTLGYTAPEYAIRGELTVKADTYSFGVLVLEIISSRKNTDLSLPNEMQYLPEHAWRLYEQSKVLELVDPKIQTDGFDEKEVQQVCQIALLCVQAYPNLRPAMSEVVLMLTMKSDQSIPAPMKPAFLDRKNLKDKNATSDTAMEMRSASYWLNTPSPMVDKPYDMSCGI; this comes from the exons ATGGCATCTACGGAGCCAAAGACGGTCTTCCTCGCCTTCATCGCCATTCTTGTGGTGGTCATAATAATCCTTCTTGGTATTTGCTGGAAGTTCCTCAAACCAGATCTCATGAGGAGATTGATGCGGCCAAGGAGCCCTGCTTCAG AGGTGCCTGAGTACTTCAGCGGCAATATGAGTGGAAATCTCCGGACCATTACTTACTTTGACTATGCTGCACTGAAGAAGGCCACGAGGGACTTCAACCAGAAAAACCAGCTTGGCAGAGGAGGTTTTGGGCCTGTTTACTTG GGGAAACTAGATGACGGTAGGAAAGTTGCAGTGAAGCAACTCAGCGTCGGCAAGTCTGGTCAGGGTGAATCAGAATTCTTCGTCGAAGTGAACATGATCACAAGCATCCAGCACAAGAACCTCGTTCGCCTGGTTGGGTGCTGCTGTGAGGGATCCCAACGGTTGCTAGTCTACGAGTTCATGAAGAACAAAAGCTTGGACAAGATATTATTTG GGGATGATGGCTCACCGTTTCTGAACTGGAAAACTAGGCACCAGATCATCATCGGCATTGCACGAGGCTTGCAGTACCTTCACGAGGAGTCGAACCTGAGGATTGTTCATCGCGACATCAAAGCGAGCAACATCCTCCTGGATGACAAGTTCCAGCCCAAGATCAGTGATTTTGGACTGGCCAGGTTCTTCCCCGAGGATCAGACGTACCTCAGTACTGCATTTGCTGGCACACT TGGCTACACTGCGCCTGAATACGCCATCAGAGGGGAGCTCACGGTGAAAGCTGACACCTACAGCTTCGGCGTGCTCGTTCTCGAGATCATCAGTAGCAGAAAGAACACGGATCTCTCACTTCCAAACGAAATGCAGTACCTTCCTGAACAT GCATGGAGGCTCTACGAGCAATCCAAGGTCCTGGAGCTCGTCGATCCGAAGATACAGACCGATGGGTTCGACGAGAAGGAGGTCCAGCAGGTGTGCCAGATCGCGCTGCTGTGCGTGCAAGCATACCCAAACCTGCGGCCGGCGATGTCGGAAGTTGTGCTGATGCTGACAATGAAGAGCGATCAGTCCATCCCCGCACCGATGAAGCCGGCGTTCCTTGACAGGAAGAACCTCAAGGACAAGAACGCCACGTCGGACACGGCGATGGAGATGCGGTCGGCGTCCTACTGGCTCAACACGCCATCGCCCATGGTCGACAAGCCATACGACATGAGCTGTGGCATATAG
- the LOC101763883 gene encoding uncharacterized protein LOC101763883: MKKLLCVVLVSSLLLATLSGASSSSLTSSLGRDQAQVLGRKGAVHYEHLSRKMQQPEELAVEVKKPTETKAGWTVDKGADAEEGLIYSADYSAVAMHAGSPPKPKHRHPKP, from the exons ATGAAGAAGCTACTCTGTGTAGTACTAGTCTCGAGCCTTCTTCTCGCCACTCTTTCAGGCGCTTCTTCATCATCTCTCACTTCCTCCCTCGGGAGAGATCAAGCACAAGTTCTAGGCCGCAAAGGCGCAGTCCATTACGAGCATCTGAGCAGGAAGATGCAGCAGCCCGAG GAATTGGCCGTGGAAGTGAAGAAACCAACGGAGACGAAGGCCGGCTGGACGGTGGACAAGGGTGCGGACGCCGAGGAAGGGCTGATCTACAGCGCGGACTACAGCGCGGTGGCCATGCACGCTGGGTCCCCGCCCAAGCCCAAGCACAGGCACCCCAAACCATAG